A genomic stretch from Arachis stenosperma cultivar V10309 chromosome 3, arast.V10309.gnm1.PFL2, whole genome shotgun sequence includes:
- the LOC130967029 gene encoding snakin-2-like — MEESERLLSLIVRPSLPPHRDPLLCRGACAARCRLSSRPNLCRRACGTCCQHYSYVPPGTAGNQEVCPCYASLTTHGGKRKCP, encoded by the exons ATGGAAGAAAGTGAAAG ACTCCTCTCTCTCATCGTAAGGCCCTCTCTGCCGCCCCACCGCGACCCACTCCTCTGTAGAGGAGCATGTGCTGCAAGGTGCCGGTTATCATCTCGTCCAAACCTCTGCCGCAGAGCCTGTGGAACTTGCTGCCAACACTACAGTTATGTGCCACCGGGCACCGCCGGCAATCAAGAAGTGTGCCCTTGCTATGCTAGCTTGACCACCCACGGTGGCAAGCGCAAGTGCCCTTAA